In one Bombyx mori chromosome 22, ASM3026992v2 genomic region, the following are encoded:
- the LOC119630239 gene encoding uncharacterized protein LOC119630239, with amino-acid sequence MDRYLRPEKFDIDPSDSSSTRAWIHWPKTFENFTLVQKPTASETDAQSVRPPEKWDSIKFQLLVNHISPNIHTYISEATNYEEAITILQKLYVKPKNLIFARHMLATRKQRPEESIDTYLQALKLLSKDCDFVAVDAETNKNDSVRDAFISGISSHKIRQRLLENLTLTLDQAYNQALSLETAEINSQNFNTVSLNAVAPKEPTLVSSKSHTLHNETCSSVNNPRRQKCFFCGGQIHPLKNCPAFEKTC; translated from the coding sequence atggatagATATCTCCGCCCTGAAAAGTTTGATATCGACCCGTCAGATAGCTCTAGTACGAGAGCTTGGATACATTGGCCTAAAACTTTCGAAAACTTCACTCTCGTGCAGAAGCCGACCGCTTCAGAAACAGATGCACAGTCGGTTCGTCCGCCAGAAAAATGGGACAGCATAAAGTTTCAACTTTTGGTAAACCATATATCACCAAATATCCACACATATATAAGCGAAGCTACGAACTACGAAGAAGCGATCACAATACTGCAAAAACTGTATGTAAAACCAAAAAATCTGATTTTTGCTAGACACATGTTAGCAACAAGGAAACAACGACCAGAAGAAAGTATTGACACATATTTACAAGCTTTGAAACTACTTTCTAAAGATTGTGATTTTGTGGCTGTTGAtgcagaaacaaacaaaaacgatAGCGTACGTGATGCTTTCATATCCGGTATATCATCGCATAAAATCAGACAAAGGCTTTTAGAAAACTTAACTTTAACACTTGATCAAGCTTACAACCAAGCACTCTCTCTAGAAACTGCAGAGATCAACTCTCAAAACTTCAATACTGTCTCTTTAAATGCTGTTGCTCCAAAAGAACCAACATTAGTCTCTTCGAAGTCACATACTCTGCACAACGAGACCTGCTCTTCTGTTAATAATCCTCGAcgacaaaaatgtttcttttgtGGGGGTCAAATACATCCTCTTAAGAACTGCCCTGCATTTGAAAAGACTTGTTAG